One Deltaproteobacteria bacterium DNA segment encodes these proteins:
- a CDS encoding histidine triad nucleotide-binding protein codes for MTCIFCHIVAHELPAEILYEDEDLAVFKDINPEAPVHLLIVPRKHIDSINALDEKNVGVVSKMVLAAKRMAEQHGVQSGYRLMMNNGREAGQVVYHLHMHFMGGWGRKPVRR; via the coding sequence ATGACCTGCATTTTCTGTCATATTGTCGCCCATGAATTGCCGGCTGAGATTCTCTATGAAGATGAGGATCTGGCCGTTTTTAAGGATATTAATCCGGAAGCCCCGGTTCACCTCCTGATCGTTCCCAGAAAGCATATTGACTCAATCAATGCTCTGGATGAAAAAAATGTCGGAGTTGTATCTAAGATGGTGCTTGCCGCCAAGCGTATGGCGGAACAACATGGAGTCCAGTCTGGCTATCGGCTGATGATGAACAACGGCCGGGAGGCTGGTCAGGTGGTGTATCATCTGCACATGCATTTCATGGGGGGATGGGGGCGGAAACCGGTAAGAAGATGA